GTTGAACCCGGATAAGCTCGAGCCGCCGGCCGTAACCTTCCAATTAACGACGAGGCCGCCGTCGGCCGGGAATACGCCGAATCCGGATATCGCGACTACGCCCCCTCGCTCGTTTAAGAAAAGGTAACTGCCGGTCTCCTCGTCCCAATTCGTCACGACGAGGTCCAAGTCCTCGGAATACACGTAACCGAACTCGACGTTGCCGCGGCCGGGACGGGGCGCCCGGGCGAACGAGACCCATCCGTCTTCGGGATGGAAACAAAACTCCCCCGGCTCGAGCGTCCTCCCGTCCACCCGGGCGTACGTGAACGCGTGGAGCGGCAGGTGCTCGAGGTACCAGAGCTTGCGGGTCCCGTCGCCGTCGTAGCGTTCCCCCGTTACGAAGCGGAGGCCGTCGTTATCGACGTCGCCCCAAACCGCCTGTTCGCACACCAACGCGCCGCTCCGAGGATAGTAGGACCAGGCCGGCGACGCGCCGAACGCGCCGTTCACATTTTCGTATACCTGAATCGGCGACCACCAACCGCCGACGGCGAGGTCGAGGTCGCCGTCGCCGTCCACGTCCGCCAGCTTCACGCACGACGCGTAGCGCAGCGGCGCCGACCACGCGAAGGCCGTCGCGAGCGAACCGGCCCCGTTCATATATAACAAGACGCGGCCTCCGGAGTTATCCGAAACGACCATGTCGCGCCAACCGTCGCCGTCCACGTCGCCGAACGTCAGCTGATTGAATTCGGTAACCAGGTCCGTACGCCACGACGGCGTTTTCCGGAGTACGCCCCCCTCGTTCTCGAACAGGTAGCACGGCTCTCCGTGGCCGGCCGTCGCGAGATCGAGGTCGCCGTCGCCGTCTACGTCGCACCAGCCCACGTCGTTAGCGTCGTACGCTTTGGGCGTAAACCAACTCGCGTACTTCTCCCACACGCCGCCGTCGTTCGCGTATAGGCGAACGGGCGCCGGGTCGAAGTACCCGGATATCGTCGCGAGCTCGAGGTCGCCGTCGCCGTCCACGTCGCCCAGCGCGCACGAGAAGCTGTCGTCGGCGTCGGCGTTCGTCCACACCGGCGACGACGTCAGGCGGCCGCCGTCGTTGCGGTACAACTGCTCGAGGTGGGGCGTGAGGAAACCGGTGATGACGACGTCGAGGTCGCCGTCGGCGTCGACGTCGCCCATGTCGAGTTGGCCGTCGTAGCCGAGGTCCGCGCTGCGCCAGCTCGCCGCTCGCTCCAGCTCGCCGCGACGGTTGTAGAAGACGGCGTCTTCTTCCTCGTCCATATCGTTGCCGTTCCCCACGACCAGGTCGAGGTAGCCGTCGCCGTCGAGGTCCCACAACATACCGCCGGTGGCGTAGTCCTCGTCCTCGGACTCCCACGCCGGTTCGGCCGCCAGCGGGACGAAGGCCGCCGCGCCGCCCCCCATTATGCCGACGGCGTACGCGATAACCAACAGTATCTTGAAATCGCTCATAACGACGTTGGACTCCTATATTCTACCGTAACGTAACCGCTTGCGTCCTACGGTTCGGCCCGGACGAGACGTTATCACGAACCTCGATCCTTTTCTTGCCGTGCGTTCTCGTGAGCATATTTAATCGGCGCGGGCCTCCAGCCAAACCCGCCCCACGCGGACCTCGGCGTCCGCCGGGCCCTCGAAAGTTACCTTCACGTCGTGAACGTCGGCGAAATTAACCCGAGGCCGGTCGGCGAACTTGAGGGCGCCCTCGCGTCCCTTCGCCTCGACGTAAAAGCGCGCCCGAGCCAGGTCCAACTCGAGCCGCGCCCGCGTCCACCACGCCGGCGATAACAGGACCACTTCCTCGTAAAAGGCGCCCGCTCCGTCCGTCACGCGCACCGTCGCGCTAACCCGGCCTCTCGAGCCGTTGTACAACTCGACGACGAGCGAGCCGAAAGTACTCCAATCCCGGAGCGGCGGCCTGAACTCGAGCTCGCCCGCGCGCTTCGCCTTAAGCCGGGCTACGAACGCCGGCCCGCCCGCGACGTTCGCGTCCGGCAAAACGGCGGCTCCCTCGAACCCTTTATCCGAAAAATCGGCCGGCGCCTCGTCGCCGCTCGAGAGATAACGCCTGAGGAGTTGCTTTAAGACGAAATCGCCGCGGCCGCCGGCGCCGGAAGACGCCGCCCTCTCGTAACCCGGCGCCGTCGCCGCCAGCGTCCGCCCGCGAGGTACGTAACGCAATTCGTAGTCGCCGTCTCGGTCCGTAACCGACGCTAGCGGGCCGACCCGTACCACCGCCCGGGCGACGGCCGTACCGTCGTCGCTTACCGCGCGGCCTCGTACGACGTTCTCCGCTATTTCCTGGCGCCACTCGCTCTTTACCAACGCCACCGCCG
This region of bacterium genomic DNA includes:
- a CDS encoding T9SS type A sorting domain-containing protein, with the protein product MSDFKILLVIAYAVGIMGGGAAAFVPLAAEPAWESEDEDYATGGMLWDLDGDGYLDLVVGNGNDMDEEEDAVFYNRRGELERAASWRSADLGYDGQLDMGDVDADGDLDVVITGFLTPHLEQLYRNDGGRLTSSPVWTNADADDSFSCALGDVDGDGDLELATISGYFDPAPVRLYANDGGVWEKYASWFTPKAYDANDVGWCDVDGDGDLDLATAGHGEPCYLFENEGGVLRKTPSWRTDLVTEFNQLTFGDVDGDGWRDMVVSDNSGGRVLLYMNGAGSLATAFAWSAPLRYASCVKLADVDGDGDLDLAVGGWWSPIQVYENVNGAFGASPAWSYYPRSGALVCEQAVWGDVDNDGLRFVTGERYDGDGTRKLWYLEHLPLHAFTYARVDGRTLEPGEFCFHPEDGWVSFARAPRPGRGNVEFGYVYSEDLDLVVTNWDEETGSYLFLNERGGVVAISGFGVFPADGGLVVNWKVTAGGSSLSGFNLYRRRADVSGYRPLLVKVNEGLITGRASSFSYTDAGVVGGAAYDYWLEAVLAGGGTETFGPKRGWVRKTTFALSQNYPNPALGTTTIPFSLEAGADVSLALYDLAGRRVGTMFRGFAHAGTHEVRADVSSLPPGVYVYRLDAGGDGAARKMVITR